TTTATCAACTGCTCCAACCAGTTCGCACCACGAATCTTCCAGTTCGCTTAAAAAGCTCCGACCTGTTTCTGTCAACTCGTAGTATTTTCGTGGTGGGCCTTGCGTTGATTCTTCCCAGCGGTAAGCCAGCAACCCGGCATTTTTAAGCCTTGTTAACAGTGGATAAAGTGTGCCTTCAACCACAATCATTTTTGCCTCTTTTAGCGATTGTATGATATCACTGGCATAAAGTGGCTTTCCATCGAGAACGAGCAGGATGCAATACTCCAGTACGCCCTTTCTCATTTGTGCTTTTGTGTTTTCTATCTTCATTGTCTGTCCCTTTCTATCCGTTAGTCCCCTTATTTTCTGTCCTCTAGTTTTATCACTGTTCTTTTAAATGCTCCAGGTTTTTTCAGCTACCATCCATGCTTCAACCTTTAACTCTTCTTCGGTTTCTACTGACGGCTCAAACCTCGACTCTTCCAGCATCCAGTTTTCCACTTCAAGACGCTCTTCTACAGCCTCTTCATAAATAAACCAACTGGTTCCAAACCTTGAATCATCGGTCATCCAGGCCTCCAGCTCCATTGCTGGCTCAACTTCATTGGTAAAGTAAAAATCAGCTTTTACGGTTGCAGGCACCTCGGCTGCAGCTTCTTCATCAACCGGCGATGCCATTGCAATTACAATATCGCTAAATCCCGTATTTTCCAACAAGCGCTTCCAAAATGTTTGTGCACTTACCGTAAAACTTATTAGTACAAAACTAATTACTACTGCTGCTGAACGTAAAATTGCTTTCTGAACATTGCTTTTTGTTTTCATCTCGTTTACATTTTTTGAATTTAAGACTACTCGATGTAACGCGCAATCCATTTGTTTTTTGTTTTCATGGCTTTGATTTGTGATTGCTCGTTTCATGGCTTTTTGTTTTCTGTTTAATTGTTTTCCTGACTTTGAGTTCTGCTTTGCTTTTTGTTTCTGCGATTTATCTTTTGAAGTTCGCTCTTCGTTTTCTGCTTTCTAATTGTTTTTTGTTTTCTCTTTTGCTTTTCTGTTTTTAAGACGACTGTTTTTTGTTTCCGTTACACTTATAAAGAACTTTTTTTAGAAATGTACTTTTTTTTACATTGTTATTTGCATTACAAATATATGTAATAAACTTAGTACCATGCAACACCTAGTACCATATTTTTTTAAACATTTATTAAGGTAATTTTATATTTAGCTGTATTACTGACACTTACAAAAGTGTATTATTTTAGATTTATTTTTGAAAAATAACCCCACACACACAATACTTAACAATAAGTGTTAATTTTTGTCAATTCCCACATTGCCCAGTCAATCCGAGTGTGGATAAAATTGTTAATAACTCAAAAGAATCATTTAACAACTTAATTCAAGTTGGTTTGTTTTTACACTTCAATAATATCAATTTTATCTTGTTAGAATTGGTGTAAAAATTAAGGCATTATACACAATAAGATAACATCTATTTAACAAAACAAATTAAAAGAAAGGTTTCCTTTGCCGCATAGTCAGGGAAACACAAGTTGTTTGGTTTTAGAAACAAATAACTTTATAAACTATTATGATGAGAGCTAAATTAGAAGAAACTGTTTCACTTTCTCTTTTTTGCCGCGTGCGTCTTAAACTTAAGGCCAAGTCTGGTTGTAATAATTCTATTCAGCAATTGATATAATTTCAATATTTATTTTAAATCCAAATCAAAAGTTTTATGAAAAAAGCATTTTTTTCGATTGTATTACTGGCTGCATTCAGCCTGTTTTCGCTCGCAACTTATGCCCAAACAATAAAGGGCGTAGTTGTTGATGCAGAAACCAACGAAGCCCTTATTGGGGCAAGTGTAGTACTGGAAGGCACAACAACCGGTACTGTTTCAGACATTGATGGAA
Above is a genomic segment from uncultured Draconibacterium sp. containing:
- a CDS encoding PadR family transcriptional regulator; this translates as MKIENTKAQMRKGVLEYCILLVLDGKPLYASDIIQSLKEAKMIVVEGTLYPLLTRLKNAGLLAYRWEESTQGPPRKYYELTETGRSFLSELEDSWCELVGAVDKIRENKS